A single region of the Sorghum bicolor cultivar BTx623 chromosome 9, Sorghum_bicolor_NCBIv3, whole genome shotgun sequence genome encodes:
- the LOC8061312 gene encoding uncharacterized protein LOC8061312, which yields MPLARFLVYGIEKTNNAGELGLRGNGAAAPERRKQADPPPAPPARSQPFDRDPTHQNRRYPFRGLSSTASTGIESNEPTDPAWKYCTMPDVNKKGSLQCTFCSGIYHGGITRIKYHLGKVPKSNVAKCKKVPSDVQQEILEVLAIKSDNKQKKAEEKEEDRPIVDLSHSEGEEHSDAEGNSVIVVKKMSSKVHSGPIDKFCRRNSGCKEGQSIPHNVTTLSSFELMLKAIGDFGRGLRGPTPYEMSGKFLQKTKRKVQELVKAHKESWELHGCSVMTDAWTYKRGRGVMNLVVHSAYGVYFLDSVDCSAMKKDGRYIFELVDKCIEEIGVQNVVQVVTDNARPNEAAASLLRAKHPSIFWNGCAAHTTDLMLEDIGKIPRVAATISKAKCLTVFLYAHTRVLDLMRKYLSRDLVRCGVTRFATAYLNLKSMLENKKQLQRLFREDELHELGYLKSAKGKKAEKVAKSETFWRDVETAVIYFEPLAHVLRRMDSGVPAMGFLYGYLQEAKNEISKRFNNDSRKFEEVFQFIDKRWDNIETHDKIIEELQKFQDPEGSFGKEIAKRQCKNIHFNPAKWWLNHGSSAPTLRKLAARILSLTCSSSACERCWSSFEQKDNKDRDPLEKPVSDVLEDEDNEWITGVEQTEMEEDEEGGIGGTSQEVVAAPPPGKRGNQSRKRKRLIPTGDDELSASSSDGENDTMMHSDSISVSDEEMQ from the exons GCTTATCTAGCACTGCATCCACGGGCATTGAATCAAATGAACCAACTGACCCagcttggaagtactgcacaatgCCAGATGTGAACAAGAAAGGTTCTCTCCAGTGCACCTTCTGTAGCGGCATCTATCATGGTGGAATAACAAGAATCAAGTACCACCTTGGTAAAGTTCCTAAATCCAATGTTGCAAAGTGTAAAAAAGTTCCATCTGATGTGCAACAAGAAATCCTTGAAGTGCTGGCCATAAAGTCAGATAACAAGCAAAAGAAGGCTGAGGAGAAAGAAGAAGATAGACCTATAGTTGATTTGAGTCATTCTGAAGGAGAGGAACACAGTGATGCAGAAGGAAATTCAGTTATTGTGGTGAAGAAGATGAGTAGCAAAGTTCATTCAGGTCCTATTGATAAATTTTGTAGAAGAAATAGTGGCTGCAAGGAAGGGCAAAG catcCCACACAATGTGACGACACTTTCAAGCTTTGAGCTCATGCTTAAGGCTATTGGAGACTTTGGCAGGGGCTTGAGAGGCCCAACTCCATATGAGATGAGTGGGAAATTCTTGCAAAAAACGAAGAGGAAAGTGCAAGAATTAGTAAAGGCTCACAAAGAGTCTTGGGAGCTACATGGATGCTCAGTTATGACTGATGCTTGGACATATAAGAGAGGTAGAGGTGTGATGAACTTGGTAGTTCACAGTGCATATGGTGTTTATTTTCTTGATTCTGTGGATTGCTCAGCTATGAAGAAAGATGGCAGATACATTTTTGAGTTGGTTGATAAGTGTATTGAGGAAATAGGGGTGCAAAATGTAGTTCAAGTTGTGACTGACAATGCAAGACCAAATGAGGCAGCGGCTAGTTTGTTGAGAGCAAAGCACCCCTCTATTTTCTGGAATGGTTGTGCAGCCCATACCACTGATTTAATGTTGGAAGATATAGGAAAGATACCTAGAGTTGCTGCAACAATTAGCAAAGCAAAGTGCTTGACCGTTTTTCTTTATGCCCATACTAGAGTTTTGGACCTGATGAGGAAGTACCTTTCTAGAGATTTGGTGAGGTGTGGTGTTACAAGGTTTGCTACAGCTTATCTCAACTTGAAAAGCATGCTAGAAAACAAGAAGCAATTGCAAAGGCTTTTTAGGGAGGATGAGCTCCATGAACTAGGCTACCTAAAGAGTGCCaaagggaagaaagcagagaagGTTGCCAAATCTGAAACTTTCTGGAGAGATGTTGAGACTGCTGTTATTTACTTTGAGCCATTAGCTCATGTCTTGAGGAGAATGGACAGTGGTGTGCCAGCAATGGGTTTCTTATATGGGTATCTACAGGAGGCTAAGAATGAGATCTCTAAGAGGTTCAATAATGACAGCAGAAAGTTCGAGGAAGTTTTTCAGTTCATTGACAAGAGGTGGGACA ATATAGAGACTCATGACAAGATTATTGAAGAGCTTCAAAAGTTCCAAGATCCTGAAGGATCCTTTGGCAAAGAAATTGCTAAAAGGCAGTgcaaaaatattcattttaatccTG CTAAGTGGTGGCTGAATCATGGAAGTAGTGCACCAACCCTCAGAAAGCTAGCTGCTAGAATTCTCAGTTTGACCTGCAGTTCATCAGCTTGTGAGAGATGTTGGAGTTCATTTGAACAA AAGGACAACAAGGATAGAGATCCACTTGAGAAACCTGTTAGTGATGTCTTAGAAGATGAAGACAATGAGTGGATCACTGGTGTTGAGCAAACAGAAATGGAAGAGGATGAGGAAGGAGGAATTGGAGGTACCTCACAAGAGGTTGTAGCTGCACCACCACCAGGGAAGAGAGGTAACCAGAGCAGGAAGAGAAAGAGACTGATTCCTACTGGTGATGATGAGTTATCTGCTTCATCTTCTGATGGAGAAAATGACACTATGATGCATTCTGATTCCATTTCTGTTTCTGATGAAGAGATGCAGTAA